The Fundidesulfovibrio putealis DSM 16056 genome segment TTGGTGCAGGAGCCGATGGCGGACTGGTCCACCTTGAGGCCCGCAAGGCTCTTGATGGTGGCCATGCGGTCGGGCATGTGGGGCTGGGCGGCCAGGGGCTCGAGCTTCGAGAGGTCGATGACGATCTCTTCGTCATAGGTGGCCGAGGGGTCGGCCTTGAGGGGCGCGTAGTCCTCGGGGCGACCCATGGCGGCCAGGAACTTCTTGGTGACCGCGTCGGAGGGGAACAGCGAGCCGGTGGCTCCCAGTTCCGCGCCCATGTTGGTGATGGTGGCGCGCTCGGGCACGGACAGGGTGGCGACGCCGGGTCCGGCGTACTCGAACACCTTGCCCACGCCGCCCTTGACGGTGAGCATGCCCAGAAGATGCAGGATGATGTCCTTGGCGGTGGCCCAGCCGGTCAATTCGCCCTCAAGCTGCACCTTCACCACCTTGGGCATGGTGATGGCGTAGGGCTCTCCGGCCATGGCCAGGGCCACGGACAGGCCGCCCGCGCCCATGGAAAGGCAACCCACGCCGCCCGCGGTGGGGGTGTGGGAGTCCGAGCCGATGAGGGTCTTGCCGGGCTTGGCGAAGTTTTCCAGGTGCAGCTGGTGGCAGATGCCGGTGCCGGGGGGCGAGAACACCGCGCCGTACTTGGCGGCCACGGTGCGCAGGAACTGGTGGTCGTCGGGGTTGCGGAAGCCCTGCTGCATGGTGTTGTGGTCCACGTAGCTGACCGAAAGCTCGGTCTTGACCCGGGGCACGCCGATGGCTTCGAACTGAAGCCAGGCCATGGTTCCGGTGGCGTCCTGGGTGAGGGTCTGGTCTATCCGCAGCCCGATTTCGGCTCCGGGCTTCATTTTGCCGCTCACGAGATGGGCGGCGATGATCTTCTGGGTGATGTTCTTGCCCATGGGTGGTCCTCGCATGTTCGTGAAAGTTTGGCCATGTGCCCCGGCTTTCACGAAGATGTCAAGACCGGGCAAGCCCGGAATGGCGCGTCAGGCCAGGGCGGAGCAAGGCGGGGCGGGCATCACTCGGAGGCGTAGCGCATCCGGCTCATGCGGCCCTTGCGGAACTGGATCTCGAAATCCAGGCGCAGCTTCTCCTGCTTGGCGGCATGGATTTCCTCATGCCGGAAGACGCCGTTCGCCATGTCTTCCTGTTCGGCCAGGGAGCGCAGCAGGGCCAGACACTGGGCGCGCTGTTCCTCGAAGTCCGCGATTTCCTTTTCGATGGCCGCGAATTCCTGTTCCAGATCGACGACTTCGTTCTGCATGATTCATCCTTGTAAATATCTGCTGACGGGGGTGACTGGCCCGAAGTGGCCGCCGCTGTCAACCCGCAGCCGGGCAACGCAGACCTGTACGGGTTTCCAAAGGGGCTCGCCCCTTTGGCCGCCGGAGGCTGTCTTCACTTCGCGACAACAGGCCTACTCCGTCCCCACTCACGCATACCGCCGCCGCATCGTCTTCAACATGGCCTTCATGCGGTGGGTGTAGTCGTGCTGGGCCAGCACACGCTCCCGCGCCGCCGCGACAAGGGCCTCGCGCTCGCCGGGGTTGTCCAGCCAGTGCCGGACAAGACCCGGAATTTCCTCCGGCTCCCGGTAACAGACCACCTCGCGCCCCGGTTCGAACAGAGCGTCCATCTGTTCGCGATGGTCCGTGAGCAGAAAAGCCCCGCAGGCGGGCACGTCGAACACGCGCTGGTTGACCGCGCCCTTCATCTGAAGGCTGGTGGCGTTGAAATTGACGTGCGAGCGCGGGTAGAAGCCCGGCAGATCAAGAGAGTAGTCCAGCGGCCCGTGGTACTTGAACCCGCCTGCGGGCAGCATGGCGCGCCAGCCCGCATCACCGGCTACCAGGGGCGAAAAGGGCGCAAGCGTCGCCACGCGCGAAAGCCGGTACAGGCGGGTTGCCTCCCAGGTGAGGGTCTGCTCCAGGTCCAGCCGGGCCTGGGCGTCCGGCAGGGCCTCCCAGAGCGCCAGGAGCTCGGGCGAAGTGGCGCGCAGATAGGCCAGGGCCTCGCGCTCCGGGCTGGCCGCGAAACCCGGCGCGGCCTCCAGGGCCAGAGCCAGGGCGCGCGGATGCGCCTTCAGGCGCTTTTTCAGCGCTGCCAGGGGCCGGGCCATGGAATCGCCCACGAAGGACACATCCGCGTCCCAGGCGGGTTTGCCGACCTTTCCCGGCGCGAACAGGACGGTGTCCGCAGCCAACGGCAGGTGCGCGACCTGCTCGAAGCCCATAGCCGAAAGCGGGTCCACGGTGTCCGCGTCCCAGGTGAACACGGCGCACCAGGGGCTCGGCTGGCCGGGGAAGTCGTGCAGGATGAGGCGGGGGCTGTCCACGAACCAGGAGGCCAGCGGCAGGGCCAGCTTCTCAAACAGCGACAGCAGGCGGCCCTGAGTGTCCAGGCCCAGATGATTGACGGTGAGGGCGAAGTCCGGAGCGAATTCGACGGCGGCAGCCAGGAGCCGCTCCACGAACTCGGACGTGCCGCGTCCGCCTTCGGGCAGGGGCAGCTCGAACACCTGCCAGCCCAGGCGCGCGCAGGCGCTTACGATCTCGCGCTGCAGGAAGTAGCCGCTGGTGAACAGCAGCACGCGCGGCGCGGCGGAGCGGAACCGGGGGATGCGGGCCTTGTCCCAGAAGCCGGACGCGCCCTGGCTCCCTCGCCCGGAGGCAGGCCAGGGGAGACTGGGCGCGTGCATTACTCTTAACGCCTGTCCTTGGACTTCTTGGGAGCTGGCTCGGCCTTCTGGGCCTTTTCCGCGTCCTTTTTCTTACCCAGGTCCGCGATCTTGGCGTTCAAGGCCTCCACCTGCTGCTTGTGCTGGGCGTTCAGCTTCTGGATGCGCTGCTCGTACTGGTTTTTGAGGTCCGCTTCGCGGGCGGCCATGTCATCCTTGATTTTCTTGATCTCGGTCTCCTGGGCGGCCAGGAGCTGGTTCTTCTGCTCGAGTTGCTTCTTCAAATCCTCGCCGGAGCATCCGGCCAGGAGCATCAGCGCGGCCAGAGACATGAGCATGCGTTTCATGGGTGCTCCTACTTGTTTTTCTTGACCAGCTTGCCCTGGTCGTACACTTCGTCGCGCACGACGGCCCCGGAGGCGTCGTATTCCTTGAGCGGGCCGTGCAGCTTGCCCGCCTGGAATCCGGCCTCGGTGCGCAGCTGCCCGGCCTCGTCCCAGAGCCTGGACTGTTCAGACACCTTGCGCCCGTTCTGGAAGGTGGCCACGGTCTGTTCCTCCAGGCGTCCGCTCTCCCCGAAGCGCTTGATGCTCCAGGTGTCTGCGGTCACGTCCACCTGCTCGGCCAGCTGGCCGTTCTCGTACCAGACCTTGCTGGCGTTCAGCTTCCCTGCGGCGTAGCGGGCCTCCAGACGGACCTTGCCGGACTGGTGCAGGTCCTGGACCATGCCGGTATAGGGGGTTTTGTCCCCGGCTTTATAGATCAGCCCGCCGCGTTCCTCCATCTCTTCGGGAGAGGCCGCGCCCTGGGCCAGAACGGAAGCGGCGCTGGCCAGGACCAACGCCAGGATCAACCCCAGGGCCAGGCCCTGGCCCATGAGTGTAAACCGTGAAAATGCTGAGAGTGTGGTGCGCATCCGGGACAGGATACCCCCAAGGGCTTTTCGCTGGCAAGGGCCAAGCCCCGCTTGCTTTCCGCAGGGGATGGCATTAGTTTGCTTTGCTCCATGGCAGAGACCAT includes the following:
- a CDS encoding toxin-antitoxin system YwqK family antitoxin: MRTTLSAFSRFTLMGQGLALGLILALVLASAASVLAQGAASPEEMEERGGLIYKAGDKTPYTGMVQDLHQSGKVRLEARYAAGKLNASKVWYENGQLAEQVDVTADTWSIKRFGESGRLEEQTVATFQNGRKVSEQSRLWDEAGQLRTEAGFQAGKLHGPLKEYDASGAVVRDEVYDQGKLVKKNK
- a CDS encoding CgeB family protein, with amino-acid sequence MHAPSLPWPASGRGSQGASGFWDKARIPRFRSAAPRVLLFTSGYFLQREIVSACARLGWQVFELPLPEGGRGTSEFVERLLAAAVEFAPDFALTVNHLGLDTQGRLLSLFEKLALPLASWFVDSPRLILHDFPGQPSPWCAVFTWDADTVDPLSAMGFEQVAHLPLAADTVLFAPGKVGKPAWDADVSFVGDSMARPLAALKKRLKAHPRALALALEAAPGFAASPEREALAYLRATSPELLALWEALPDAQARLDLEQTLTWEATRLYRLSRVATLAPFSPLVAGDAGWRAMLPAGGFKYHGPLDYSLDLPGFYPRSHVNFNATSLQMKGAVNQRVFDVPACGAFLLTDHREQMDALFEPGREVVCYREPEEIPGLVRHWLDNPGEREALVAAARERVLAQHDYTHRMKAMLKTMRRRYA